From the genome of Dermacentor andersoni chromosome 3, qqDerAnde1_hic_scaffold, whole genome shotgun sequence:
TTCTCGGTGGCGATTTCGGAATCGACAAATCGCAGCGACTGGCGACTGGTCTTTTCGCCTAATCGTCACCTGCCGGGCATGTTGGAGCAGCACGAACGCGTCTTCAGGAGCGGCTCTCCCGTCCGTCACTACAGAAACATGTTTCGAGCCATCGGAGGCGGCGACGTGGGCTCTTGGACCGAAGAGTTCATCAACGAGACGGCCACGATGGAGCACGACGTATTGTGGAAGCTCTTCGGAGCCGTATCCAGTCCGCGTAAGGTGTCGGCGCTCATATCGCTCGAAGAATTCGACAACTACACCCCCTCGATTTCCTGCTCGAGCTGGCTGAGGGCGCTGAGGCGAAGCCTCCCGCTGCGTCCGACGTTGACCACCGAGGTGTACCTAACCGACGTGACGTACATGAAAACCGTAGGCGAGCTTTTTGCCAAGTACGACGACCAACGACTTTTGCGACATCTTTCTTGGCTTTTCGTGCAACGGTATGCTGCAGTCGTAAATGTCAGTGTGCTCGTCGATCGCTACGCAGACTACGAAGCTCGCCGCCAATTCTGCGGCTTCAACGTGGAAGTGTCCTACAGCCTGTTACTTTCCGTAATGTACTTTGTCTCGAGAATTTCAAACTTCGACAAGGCTTCGATTGACGCCACCTTCGACTCCCTGATTGCGGCAGCCAGGCATTTGGTCATTAAGTCGAGCTGGCTGGACTCGGAGAGCAAATTTGTGGCCGCAGAAAAACTAAGGGCCGTTAAAATGGGCATCTGGCCCAACAAGGCACTTTCGAAGCCTAAAATATTGGAAACCATCTACGGCGATTTTCCGGAGGACCAGCGTTCGTTCACCGCTTACTGGACCGAGACCAGAAGGAAACTGCGCGAAGCGAAGCAAGACGTGTTGTACCACCGATTTGCGGATCGGCCGATGAATGCCGCAGAACCGTACCTGACATACGAAGCTATCGCGAACAGCGTACTAATCGCCATCGGTGCCGTTGCCAAGCCGCTGTATTATAGCAACGGTACAAAAGGCATGCTCTACGGAGGTATCGGCTTCTTGATGACGTTAGAAATCGTCAAGTCGCTGGACATCGCTGGTTTGCGCTGGCATCCGGACGGCAGCGTCGTGGATTCCATACTCTCCGAGGCATCTATGGAGAAGTTCGAGATCCGCGACTCTTGCCGCGTTGGAGGAGAGAACGTGAGCGTCTTTCCGGAAGTTCCAGCTTTGGAAGTCGCTTACTCGGCGCTTCAAGAGGCGCTGACGAGAGACCGACGCCGGTTTAGAATCTCCGAGAACATCACGGAAGAGAGGGCGTTCTTCTTAACCCTTTGTTTTATGACGTGTCGCCGGAAACACCTAGTCAGCACTGCCAGAGCCGACTGCAACAaggccgtgcgaaattttccccTGTTTGCGAAAGCGTTCTCCTGCCCCCTCGGTTCGAACATGAATCCGCGCACCAAGTGCAAGTTCTTTGCCTGATCGACATAACGCTGCTGACGTGCCCAGACATAGACCGGCAGCATTTTTTTTAACATCCCTCTTGTTCTCCCATTCGGTTTTGTTTTTTACTCTTTGTAAGACAATGTGTATAGCTGTCGCTTTGTTTCCGTAAATCGTTATGAGCTTCTTAGCCCGCTGATATTTATGAAATTTCGTGGAAGTGATCTTCCGGCTTTATATCATTGATGTGCGTTGAACCGGCACATCACGCAGTGCTTTCGCTTGATGCGGCACGCCAGGACGTCGACGATTAATTTGTTTCGTTCTACAAGACAGTAACACGGGCAGGGTAGCCCGTGTTACTGTTGTGCTTGTGTACATGCCGAGAACCACGCATTTTCAGGTTTACCTGCGACATTTGACGGCGGATGTCCTAACGCCTCAATCATCCGGAGGAGGCAACTATAGGCAGCGCGATACGTCGGGCGTCGAAAAGTTGAGTGGCTTACTTGTCCCCGCTAGTCTCTCGGATGAGCACCCTTGAAAGGACTGCTGTTTCCTTATGCCATGCATTTTCCAGAACCACTCTGTGACCGCTTATCACGTGTGAGGTCACAGATCCGTTGATAGTGTAATAGACGTGGATGAAGGAATGCAGTGTGTTCAACTAATTCCGGTTCCGCAATCTGTACTTGAGGCAGGCGTCAGCTGGGCAGCGCAGGTGACCACGGTGAAACATGCTGCACAGCGCGCGCTATgccgtacttctttttttttgagccaGTGAGCCAAAACGTACACTGCAACGTAAAACGACACACAGTACACCGCTCCAATACTGCTACGATGAAGCCGATGAGCCACATGAGAAACTATGACTCACTAAGATGATAGGCGCATAATCTTAAAACGCTCTTTCTAAAGCTAACGGAGAGATAGAAACTCCTTCATTCGGAAGCAACTGCCTGTGCTGGGGTTAACTGCACGTTCGAGTACGCGCGCAGCCCCTAATGATGCACAGTGCTCAGCGGTTCAACCGCGACACTCGGCCCGCACGCTGGCCGGCGCTTTAAGGGCCACCGGGGAGTACCGAACCACTTAGATGTAATGAGAATAATGAGGTGCCCGATATTTAATAGAAGCCAATAAATAAAGATACCGGTAGCATTGATGATGACAGTGCCCTTGAATTGAATCCGGCAGCACTGATGTCTTCatgtagcatatgtgggtttgtGTGAGGCCTTCAACGAAAAGGTTCCCGCACACGTGACGCCTTCGGcataaaggatgttccacatccgtcgccAAGGCTTGGGACTGGTAACAATCCCTAGGTTACTTCTAGTATATAAAGCATAAATGCCCCAGAAACtggatgggaaaaccgcgccGTGGTAGCCCAGTCGGCAAGAGCATCGCTCGCGTAATGCGAACACGTGAGCTCGTATCCCATCTGTGGCGAGTTTTcttcatcgactttcatttcGAATTATTGATCATTTCCTTTATTCAGTTAACCAAGTACGAGTAATTTCCTCCATGCTGACCGTGGTGTCCTTGCTGGGCTCTAGCTGGTGTATTGTGGTATACAACGGAAGCGAGAGCTTCTCTGGCGCATTGTAGCTGCATTTCAgttgtagaaggatcgacatttgggcgagttggtactggtttaacatcttgaaggggcagcgcaataagacgaataCAGAAGGCAGGaccacacaggacagcgctgtgtGGGTCAGCGCTGTCCTCTGTGGTCCTGCCTTCTGtattcgtcttattgcgctgccccttcaagatgcatTTCAGTTCATCGGTGGCACACTAAACAAGCCGCCCAGCGTCCTCTCCTGCCCATTCCACGACCATGGCTGCAAGTTACCCAATTTTCCAACAAGCCATCGCTACGCAAGACCGGCAGGCCTCGCAGCAGTAGCGCAAGCTGTGCGAAGTTCCAAAACGTCCACGCCGGGAGACGACTCCATCGTCAGAGGCATTTTCGGCACGGCGTCCGTGGCTTTAACTGTCTGCTTTGACGTTAAGTTCGGTATGCACCTCGCAAATCCTCCACTAGCCTCCTCTCCGTTACAACCAAACTCTCCGCGACTCTCCCCCATTCCCTCCTGTCACTTTacaagaaagtataatatggatagaattgaacatgctctcaggaacggaggaagcctaaaagcagtgaagaagaaactagaaataggcaagaatcagatgtatgcgttaagacaaCCAAACTCTCCGCGACTCTCCCCCCTTCCCTCCTGTCACTTTACTTTCCATATCTTCGTCAT
Proteins encoded in this window:
- the LOC126543899 gene encoding endothelin-converting enzyme 1-like; the encoded protein is MCRTEDCVRHAELLANIIATSSVDPCEDFAAYVCSSPSRAGFLSSENHHASAMDAAIYSWYSGLGKMLHIGSAAVPFGRKPLEMYESCSEGVSRLDSDPVEFLRFVNEAGLSWPDEPPKGADALSVFVSHAFYYEAPSWFSVAISESTNRSDWRLVFSPNRHLPGMLEQHERVFRSGSPVRHYRNMFRAIGGGDVGSWTEEFINETATMEHDVLWKLFGAVSSPRKVSALISLEEFDNYTPSISCSSWLRALRRSLPLRPTLTTEVYLTDVTYMKTVGELFAKYDDQRLLRHLSWLFVQRYAAVVNVSVLVDRYADYEARRQFCGFNVEVSYSLLLSVMYFVSRISNFDKASIDATFDSLIAAARHLVIKSSWLDSESKFVAAEKLRAVKMGIWPNKALSKPKILETIYGDFPEDQRSFTAYWTETRRKLREAKQDVLYHRFADRPMNAAEPYLTYEAIANSVLIAIGAVAKPLYYSNGTKGMLYGGIGFLMTLEIVKSLDIAGLRWHPDGSVVDSILSEASMEKFEIRDSCRVGGENVSVFPEVPALEVAYSALQEALTRDRRRFRISENITEERAFFLTLCFMTCRRKHLVSTARADCNKAVRNFPLFAKAFSCPLGSNMNPRTKCKFFA